A single genomic interval of Lathyrus oleraceus cultivar Zhongwan6 chromosome 7, CAAS_Psat_ZW6_1.0, whole genome shotgun sequence harbors:
- the LOC127102343 gene encoding protein LURP-one-related 12, with protein sequence MNNEELVIQDEYVYKEETRLTVLKTSRFFIGDGFVVYDCKGQLVFRSDSYGPHTRDKEELVLMNPHGRSLLTLRRKKLSLHRRWEGFKDDRKKGDKPIFNVRRRSIIGRSRSNVIVEIHDNPNMLYLIEGCFSQRSCKIFNTKKKLVVEIRRKVDPTTNVMLGKEVFVLCVQPDYDVSFIMGLILVLDQINGKSVFDNETIETSVHPIIEE encoded by the exons ATGAATAATGAAGAGTTAGTTATTCAAGATGAGTATGTGTACAAAGAAGAGACACGCCTCACAGTTCTGAAAACGTCTCGGTTCTTCATCGGTGATGGCTTTGTCGTGTATGATTGTAAGGGACAACTCGTTTTCCGATCCGACTCATATGGACCTCACACTCGTGATAAGGAAGAACTTGTTCTCATGAATCCTCATGGTCGTTCTCTTCTCACTTTGCGCCGAAAG AAATTAAGTTTACATCGCCGATGGGAAGGTTTTAAAGATGACAGAAAGAAGGGTGATAAACCGATTTTCAATGTAAGGAGACGGTCAATAATCGGACGGTCACGATCAAATGTAATAGTGGAGATACATGATAACCCAAATATGTTGTACCTCATTGAAGGGTGTTTCTCGCAACGATCTTGTAAGATTTTCAACACTAAAAAGAAGTTAGTGGTTGAGATTCGTCGTAAGGTGGACCCCACCACTAATGTTATGCTTGGAAAAGAAGTGTTTGTGCTTTGTGTTCAACCTGATTATGATGTTTCTTTTATTATGGGATTGATTTTGGTACTTGATCAGATCAATGGTAAGAGTGTCTTTGATAATGAAACCATTGAGACTTCGGTCCACCCTATTATAGAAGAGTAA